The sequence below is a genomic window from Felis catus isolate Fca126 chromosome A2, F.catus_Fca126_mat1.0, whole genome shotgun sequence.
aaatttacatttaactgGGCGTCCTGTAATTTGTCTGACATCCAGACCGCTGACCATTCTGTGTAGCCTCTTCTGTTAGACGGAgagcccagggagggcagggacccTTTCTGGTTCTTGGCGCACAGGTGGCGCTTGATGTACACTTGTGGCAGATGGAACAACGCGGAGACGGCGAGTGTCCGCATTCGTCcctcttttacaaatgaaaaagttGAGCGGGTCGAGGCAGGGTTTAGCCGGTCCGACAGTTTCTTCCCAAAATTGTGAGAGCGCCGCCCGCCCGCTCCGTCCAAGAACCAGAGAATTGGCCGTGCGAAAGCGCCCGCGGAAACCCCGCCCAGCCAGTGCCTGGAATTCCTCCATCAGCGCTTTATTCCGCGGTCCTGCGCTGTCCTGGGTTAACCTGAAAGTAATCCCTGAGATTCCCCTTTCTGGCTTTCGGGGAGCCAGGGACACACCGGAGACCGGATTCTCAGCTCTGCAGGAGCAGGCCTGGGCCGGAAAagcccagagggcagagagagctgtGCTGGGGATTCCAGAAAGGCGTCCGGTCGGAGGGAACCTGGGAGCTAGGGTCTGAGGAGGAGTTTGTCAAATGAAGAAGGGTATCCGAGGAGGAGGGAACGGCGGGAGCgaaagctgggggaggggcgagaAACTTGGAGAGTTCTGAGAACACATGTAGGAATCTTCCCAGAGATTTGGACTAGACTTTACCAGGGCCAGGGCGTGAGTTCCCCGGACCCCTTCCGTCTGCGCCCCTGAGATCTCTTGCGTCGCCTAAAGCTTTGGAGTGGCCCGATGGAAAATACGGGACTCGAACCCTCGTCTCGGTGTAATTCCCACGGCCCTGGGCCATGCGTGGTTCTTCCTCCCACCCTTCATTTCCGGTGTCTCGGATTCTCACTGTTCTAGGATCCTAAAAATTCGGTCTAAGGTTGCCGGGGGAACGCCATTTCGCGGCACCCCCGCGTgcagcccctccccgcctcttGCCCTGTCACCAGCCAATAGAAACGAAGATCTTCAGTGAGTGGGCAGTACGTCTTCTAAGGGGCCCAATGGTGATCGGGAATCGTTGAGCAGTTTACCAGTCACGCCGCGGAGTAGGCGGGGCCTCCTGTCAGGACTAGAAGTCACCCAGGCTGAGAGGGTAGGCGGATCGCCGGTTGTGAATCCATGTGGCGGGGGTTGTGGACCCTGGTAGCCCGGGCCGCACGTGGGCCTCGCAGGTGGGGCGATAAGGGAAAGGGGTGTGACAGCGTGGGGTGCTGCTTGGGCTCAAACCCTCTCCCTGGGATCTGAGGGCCCAGTTCCCTGCGGCGAACCACCTTTCGCATTTTTCCAAGCTCCAATCCGTTCATCCCCCTGCCGCAGAGCCCACATCTGGGTCGCGCATTGGCCTCAGAGTCACACTTTGATATCAGCCCCCTCAGCTTCACAATATATATCCATGCCCCTGCCGCAGAGCCCACATCTGAGTCAATTATTGCTCTCAGAGACCTCAATCGGGTCTGGCCTCAGACGCTCCAATCTGCCCATCCTCCAGCCGCAGACCCTCCACCTGGGGCATCTCCCCCGTCGAGCCCTCTATCCACCTGCCACTCTGCCACAAGAGCCTCCCAGAGGCACTGATTCTCCTCCTCTCCAGTCCCAGACCGTGCACGCGCCAGGGCAGCGGCGTCTCGGTCCCCGGTTCCGGGGCCACTATCTTCGCGCTGAGTTCCGGCCACGGCCGCTGCGGCATCGCGGTGATCCGAACCAGCGGCCCCGCCAGCGGCCACGCCCTCCGGAGCCTCACGGCGCCCCGGGACTTGCCCCCGGCTCGCAGCGCCTGCCTGCGCCTGCTCAGCCACCCCCGTTCCGGGGAGCCGTTGGATCGCGCGCTGGTGCTCTGGTTCCCAGGTGAGGGGCTCCAGATCCCGAACCTGCTGTAGCTCTCGTGACCCAGTTTCCCCCCTCCAGGCGTTTGCCTAGCCGTACTCTCCTCGACTCCCATCTCGCCGCACTAGGTCCCCAAAGTTTCACGGGTGAGGACTGCGCCGAGTTCCACGTGCACGGAGGCCCGGCGGTGGTGAGTGGCGTCCTGCAGGCCCTGGGTGAGTTTGCAGCCTTGGGTTCGAGGTCCGGCTCTGCCAGTGAAGCTCAGGACCCAGGGTGGGGGCCGGGAAGCTCAGGACCCAGGACCTTCCCGCAGGTTGCGTGCCAGGGCTGCGGCCAGCGGAGGCCGGTGAGTTCACCAGACGGGCATTCGCCCACGGGAAGCTGAGCCTGACCGAGGTGGAGGGGCTGGCGGATCTAATTCATGCGGAAACCGAGGCGCAGCGGCGGCAGGCGCTGAGACAGCTGGACGGAGAACTGGGCCACCTCTGTCACGGCTGGGCCAGGACCCTCACTAAGGCAAGCCCCCTATGCGTCCATTTCCGGCCCGACCTGCCCAACCTGTGCGTGAGAGCTTCCTCATTGCAGGAGTCTCCGATCCGGTCCCTTAGGTCAGGCTGGACCTGGGCACACTGGAGGGTGGGTTCCTGGGTGGCCACAccactgccccctctccccccaccccaggctctggcTCATGTGGAGGCCTATATCGACTTTGGTGAGGATGACAACCTGGAGGAGGGCGTCCTGGAGCAAGGTGGGTCCTCCAAGGGATGGGGACATCGGTATCTCAGCCCCCGGAGgccccctcactccctcccctctgctttcTTCCATCCACAGCTAACAGCGAAGTGCGGGAGCTGCAGCTGGCACTGGGCGCACATCTTCGAGATGCCAGGCGCGGGCAGAGGCTTCGCTCAGGGGCGCACGTAGTGGTCGCAGGACCCCCCAACGCTGGCAAGAGCAGCCTGGTGAACCTACTCAGTGCgtggcgggcgggggcggggccgggagctGGGGAACTGAGCTGTTCAGGTGTTGGGGGAGGAGCCGGGAGGTGAAAAGTCCGCCTCGCCAGGAGGTGGAGCCCGAGGGAGGGGCTCCATCGCCTCCGTCCCGCCTCCGTGGAGATTACCCCTACTCTCCACGCCGTCCCAGGCCGGAAGCCTGTGTCCATAGTGTCTCCGGAACCCGGGACCACCCGCGACGTGCTGGAGACCCCCGTGGACCTGGCCGGGTTCCCGGCGCTGCTGAGCGACACGGCGGGGTTGCGGGAGGGCGCTGGGCCCGTGGAGCAGGAGGGCGTGCGGCGCGCCCGGGAGAGGTAGGCGGGTAGGGTGGTGGGATGGGGAAGCGGGCACTCCCGGTTGTCCTggctgcatttattttatatccctcCCGAATCCGGAGAGGCTGCTCAGCTCAGTGGGGACtctgaggaggaggggaggacagcGATTTAAATTCAGCCTCTGCCCGTGCCCCACCCTCCCCCGTGCCCTTAATTGCTCAACTCTGGGGTCACTGCTCAGTTGGTTCTCGCTGTTCCCCCAGGCTTGAGCAGGCTGACCTCGTTCTAGCCGTGCTGGATGCTTCTGACCTGGCCTCTCCGTCCAGCTGCAACTTCCTGGACACCGTTGTCGCCCCCGCCGGAGCTGGGAGCCCCAATGGGAACAGCCAGCGCCTCCTGCTGGTGCTGAACAAATCGGACTTACTGCCTCCAGGCGGCCCCGACCCCAGTCCCAACCTGCGCCCGCA
It includes:
- the GTPBP3 gene encoding tRNA modification GTPase GTPBP3, mitochondrial; this translates as MWRGLWTLVARAARGPRSPRPCTRQGSGVSVPGSGATIFALSSGHGRCGIAVIRTSGPASGHALRSLTAPRDLPPARSACLRLLSHPRSGEPLDRALVLWFPGPQSFTGEDCAEFHVHGGPAVVSGVLQALGCVPGLRPAEAGEFTRRAFAHGKLSLTEVEGLADLIHAETEAQRRQALRQLDGELGHLCHGWARTLTKALAHVEAYIDFGEDDNLEEGVLEQANSEVRELQLALGAHLRDARRGQRLRSGAHVVVAGPPNAGKSSLVNLLSRKPVSIVSPEPGTTRDVLETPVDLAGFPALLSDTAGLREGAGPVEQEGVRRARERLEQADLVLAVLDASDLASPSSCNFLDTVVAPAGAGSPNGNSQRLLLVLNKSDLLPPGGPDPSPNLRPHLLLSCLTGEGLDGLLEALRKELAQVCGDPSTGPPLLTRARHQHHLQGCLDALGHYTQTKDLALAAEALRLARGHLARITGGGGTEEILDIIFRDFCVGK